A genomic window from Bacteroidota bacterium includes:
- the folB gene encoding dihydroneopterin aldolase, producing the protein MNTVKVGLTGMSFFATHGVYAEEHTLGNRYEVSVEMACQVKPGDRLDHTVDYAEAYLLISQRMAQPTLLLETLTLEIAEALLGLPDVQRATVRVAKANPPIGGICATAYAEISLP; encoded by the coding sequence ATGAACACAGTAAAGGTTGGGCTAACGGGCATGTCTTTTTTTGCCACGCATGGCGTATATGCAGAGGAGCATACACTCGGCAATCGATACGAAGTTTCGGTAGAAATGGCGTGCCAGGTAAAGCCCGGAGACCGCCTGGATCATACGGTAGACTATGCCGAGGCGTACCTGCTTATCTCACAACGCATGGCACAGCCCACCCTGCTGCTCGAGACCCTAACCCTGGAAATAGCCGAGGCACTGCTGGGCCTGCCAGATGTGCAGCGCGCTACGGTGCGGGTAGCCAAGGCGAATCCGCCCATTGGGGGTATTTGTGCCACAGCCTATGCCGAGATTAGCTTACCCTAA
- a CDS encoding TetR/AcrR family transcriptional regulator, which produces MADLPVHIGTSQRQDTQKGGQSGTRAVILSVAARLFGEVGYHGAGMRQLADLVGIEPASVYSHFRSKGEILQVLAWQCADDFAATLRPVYESELNTRSKLQRMIELHVEVLIRNLEQAPVFNREWQHLEPEAKAEYARLRDNYEGMYRAVIRQGIAQHLFKPMDEKFAALTLLSALNFMPQWYRPEGEKSPQELGEILASMLLQGLLKSF; this is translated from the coding sequence ATGGCAGATCTACCCGTTCATATAGGCACTAGCCAGCGGCAAGATACGCAGAAAGGAGGCCAATCTGGCACACGGGCCGTTATTTTGTCGGTAGCCGCCCGTCTGTTTGGCGAGGTAGGCTACCATGGGGCTGGCATGCGCCAGCTGGCAGACCTGGTGGGTATAGAGCCGGCCAGCGTATATAGTCACTTTAGGTCGAAGGGCGAGATCCTGCAGGTGCTGGCCTGGCAGTGTGCGGATGACTTTGCTGCCACCCTGAGGCCCGTGTATGAAAGCGAGCTGAACACGCGCAGCAAGCTGCAGCGCATGATCGAGCTGCACGTAGAGGTTTTGATACGCAACCTGGAGCAGGCACCTGTATTTAACCGCGAATGGCAGCACCTGGAGCCGGAGGCGAAGGCTGAGTATGCACGGCTGCGGGATAATTATGAAGGCATGTATCGGGCGGTGATTCGCCAGGGGATCGCCCAGCACCTGTTTAAGCCCATGGACGAAAAGTTTGCCGCCCTTACGCTGCTGAGTGCCCTGAACTTCATGCCGCAATGGTATAGGCCCGAGGGCGAAAAATCGCCCCAGGAGCTGGGTGAAATACTGGCAAGCATGCTACTACAGGGATTATTAAAAAGCTTTTAG